ACCTTGTCGGGATCGTCGCGATCGATCATCGCGCGCAGGAAGCGGCGGACGGTTTCGGCCCCCTCGGGCGGAATGTCGCCGAGCGCGCGGTTGATCCGGGTGGTCTGCAACCCCGCGAGCTTGGCGACCAGCGCTTCGCCCCGCGGCGTGGCGTAAAGAAGGCGCTGCCGGCGGTCGTTGTTGCCGGTCTTCTGCACGATGTAGCCCTCGTCGAGCAGCTGCTTGAGTACGCGGCCGAGCGACTGTTTGGTGATCCGCAGCACGTCGAGCAGGTCGGCGACCTTGAGTCCCGGATAGCGGTAGACGAAATGTAGCACCCGGTGGTGGGCGCGGCCGAAGCCGAACGCCTCGAGCTCATGGTCGGGATCGCCGACGAAATCGCGGTAGGCGAAGAACAACAACTCGATGATATCCCAGCGCAAATCCGCCTCCCTCAAGGTCGGCGCACGGCTGTCGGCGAGCCGAGAATCAGGGCTCAACGCCGGAGCCGAGAAATTTATGTCAGTCATGTTGACATATCTTGGGTTCAATGTTACAAAACCATCCAGCAGGACGAAATTTTAGATCGTTTCGCCCGAGACGATGTTTCAAGAGGCTTAAGACAGCCAAACGAGGCGACGGCTACGAATTGATCTACCGTGCGATTGTCGAGCGGCATTTCGACGAACATACTGGACTTCCGCACCCCGCAAAAGCATGTCCTGAACGGCATCCTGGCGACGGAAACCGGCCACGCGGCCGGTGGTGGCGAAGTCCAGACCTAGTAAGCCAGCAGGCCTGGAGAAACAGGCCGGCGCCAGAAGCTGCGCCGGTTCCCACAGCGGAAACAAGTCAATGAGTTTGAAATTCGAAATCCAGCCCACAACGAATCCGACGTCCGAGAAGGAGCGCGCGGCAAAACTCGTGGACCCGGGCTTCGGCCGGATTTTCACCGATCACATGGCTGTGGTCCGCTACAATCCGGCCAAGGGCTGGCATGGCGCGCGCATCGAATCCCGCGCGAATTTCCCGCTCGATCCCGCCCTTGCCGTCCTGCATTACGCGCAGGAGATTTTCGAAGGCCTCAAGGCCTACAGGCGCGCCGACGGCGGCGTGAACCTGTTCCGCCCCGACGCCAATGCGAGGCGATTCTGGAATTCGGCCGAGCGCATGGCGATGGCGCCGCTGCCCGAGGCCGTGTTCATCGAAGCCGTCGAACAGCTCGTGCGCATCGACCGCGCCTGGATACCGGGCGGCGAGGGCAGCCTCTACCTGCGGCCCTTCATGATCGCGAGCGAGGTCTTCCTCGGGGTGAAGCCATCGGCGGAATACATCTTCGCCGTCATCGCCTCGCCGGTCGGCTCCTATTTCAAGGGCGGGCCTGCGCCGGTGTCGATCTGGGTGTCGGAGAACTACACGCGCGCCGCGATCGGCGGCACCGGCGCGGTCAAGTGCGGCGGCAATTACGCGGCGAGCCTGCGCGCGCAGGCCGAGGCCATCAATCACGGCTGCGATCAGGTCGTTTTCCTCGACGCAGTCGAGCGCCGCTACATCGAGGAACTCGGCGGCATGAACATCTTCTTCGCGTTCGACGACGGTTCGCTGCTGACGCCGCCGCTCGGCACGATCCTGCCGGGCATCACCCGCGAT
This genomic interval from Bradyrhizobium sp. NP1 contains the following:
- a CDS encoding MarR family transcriptional regulator encodes the protein MTDINFSAPALSPDSRLADSRAPTLREADLRWDIIELLFFAYRDFVGDPDHELEAFGFGRAHHRVLHFVYRYPGLKVADLLDVLRITKQSLGRVLKQLLDEGYIVQKTGNNDRRQRLLYATPRGEALVAKLAGLQTTRINRALGDIPPEGAETVRRFLRAMIDRDDPDKVLETILGAGTASKKE
- a CDS encoding branched-chain amino acid aminotransferase, with protein sequence MSLKFEIQPTTNPTSEKERAAKLVDPGFGRIFTDHMAVVRYNPAKGWHGARIESRANFPLDPALAVLHYAQEIFEGLKAYRRADGGVNLFRPDANARRFWNSAERMAMAPLPEAVFIEAVEQLVRIDRAWIPGGEGSLYLRPFMIASEVFLGVKPSAEYIFAVIASPVGSYFKGGPAPVSIWVSENYTRAAIGGTGAVKCGGNYAASLRAQAEAINHGCDQVVFLDAVERRYIEELGGMNIFFAFDDGSLLTPPLGTILPGITRDSIIALAKDYGTRVREEVYTIDQWRTDAASGKLKEAFACGTAAVISPIGKVCSGSGDFLISGGAAGPVAMGLRKKLVDIQYGREPDPHNWIRNVV